From Pseudomonas poae, the proteins below share one genomic window:
- a CDS encoding protein phosphatase CheZ has protein sequence MEHKETSQGDFESTLKKHAHQLVDSLEKGQFGDAVQLIHELNQTRDRGLYQEVGKLTRELHSAIVNFQIDPHMPQAEEISQITDATERLSYVVRLTEAAANRTMDLVENATPLVNGMATEAQALSHDWGRFMRREVGAEEFRELARRVDGFLSRSEQENRTVSSNLNDILLAQDYQDLTGQVIKRVTQLVTEVESNLLKLVLMAGQVDRFAGIEHDREAILSEKDPQKHLAKGEGPQIHADKREDVVSGQDDVDDLLSSLGF, from the coding sequence ATGGAGCATAAAGAAACGTCACAGGGCGATTTTGAGTCGACCCTGAAAAAGCATGCTCACCAGTTGGTCGACAGCCTGGAAAAAGGCCAGTTCGGCGACGCGGTGCAGTTAATCCATGAGCTCAACCAGACCCGTGACCGCGGCCTGTACCAGGAAGTGGGCAAGCTCACACGCGAGCTGCACAGTGCAATCGTCAATTTTCAGATTGACCCGCACATGCCCCAGGCCGAGGAAATCTCGCAAATCACTGACGCCACCGAACGCCTGTCCTACGTGGTCAGGCTGACTGAGGCGGCGGCCAACCGCACCATGGACCTGGTAGAAAACGCCACGCCCCTGGTCAATGGCATGGCCACTGAAGCCCAGGCGTTGAGCCACGACTGGGGCCGTTTCATGCGTCGCGAGGTCGGGGCTGAAGAGTTTCGTGAGCTGGCGCGTCGGGTTGACGGTTTTCTGTCACGCAGCGAGCAGGAAAACCGCACGGTTTCCAGCAACCTCAATGACATTCTGCTGGCCCAGGATTACCAGGACCTCACCGGTCAGGTGATCAAGCGTGTGACCCAGTTGGTCACCGAAGTGGAAAGCAACTTGCTCAAATTGGTGCTTATGGCAGGCCAGGTTGATCGTTTTGCCGGCATCGAACATGACCGCGAAGCGATCCTCTCGGAAAAAGATCCACAAAAACATCTCGCCAAGGGTGAAGGTCCGCAGATTCATGCCGATAAACGTGAAGACGTTGTGTCAGGTCAGGATGACGTAGATGACCTGTTATCCAGTTTAGGCTTCTAA
- a CDS encoding chemotaxis protein CheA, with product MSFGADEEILQDFLVEAGEILEQLSEQLVELESRPDDANLLNAIFRGFHTVKGGAGFLQLHELVECCHIAENVFDILRKGERHVDSELMDVILEALDAVNGMFSEVRERAPITAATPELLAALARYAEPADLSAAPVAEAAPEPVAEPEADVTDSEFEQLLNSLNAVKAEAEAPQAAPAAAAPTSEDITDAEFESLLDQLHGKGQFAADAVAPAAVAHTPAASTSTDITDDEFEALLDQLHGKGTFAADALPEVASTAAAPAAPAAAAAPAGDGLISDHEFESLLDELHGKGKFTEVAPAAAATAAPVAAKPAPAKAAAPAAAKPAPAPAAAPAAARAPAAAVAEKPASEAETTVRVDTARLDDIMNMVGELVLVRNRLVRLGLTSGDEAMQKAVSNLDVVTADLQTAVMKTRMQPIKKVFGRFPRLVRDLARQLKKEINLELVGEETDLDKNLVEALADPLVHLVRNAVDHGVETPEEREASGKSRGGKVILAAEQEGDHILLSITDDGKGMDPTILRNIAVKRGVMDKDAADRLTDTECYNLIFAPGFSTKTEISDVSGRGVGMDVVKTKISQLNGSINIYSTKGQGSKIVIKVPLTLAIMPTLMVMLGNQAFAFPLVNVNEIFHLDLSRTNVVDGQEVVIVRDKALPLFYLKRWLVASAAHEEQREGHVVILSVGTQRIGFVVDQLVGQEEVVIKPLGKMLQGTPGMSGATITGDGRIALILDVPSMLKRYAARRI from the coding sequence ATGAGCTTCGGCGCCGATGAAGAAATCCTTCAGGATTTCCTTGTAGAGGCCGGCGAAATTTTAGAGCAACTGTCCGAACAACTGGTCGAGCTGGAAAGCCGCCCGGATGATGCGAACCTGCTCAATGCAATTTTTCGCGGTTTTCACACTGTAAAAGGGGGCGCCGGCTTCCTCCAGCTCCATGAGCTGGTGGAGTGCTGCCACATCGCCGAGAACGTGTTCGACATCCTGCGCAAGGGTGAGCGTCACGTTGATTCGGAGTTGATGGACGTGATTCTCGAAGCACTGGATGCGGTCAACGGCATGTTCAGCGAAGTGCGCGAACGTGCCCCGATCACGGCGGCCACCCCGGAACTGCTGGCCGCTTTGGCGCGCTACGCAGAGCCTGCCGACCTGTCGGCTGCGCCGGTGGCTGAGGCTGCGCCGGAACCTGTGGCAGAGCCTGAAGCGGATGTGACGGACAGCGAGTTCGAGCAGCTGCTCAACTCACTCAATGCCGTCAAGGCCGAGGCTGAGGCACCGCAAGCGGCACCTGCAGCGGCGGCGCCGACCAGCGAAGACATTACCGACGCAGAGTTCGAATCGCTGCTCGACCAGTTGCACGGCAAAGGCCAGTTCGCGGCCGACGCCGTGGCACCGGCCGCAGTGGCGCACACGCCTGCCGCGTCCACCAGCACCGACATCACCGATGACGAGTTCGAAGCGCTGCTGGACCAACTGCATGGCAAGGGCACGTTTGCGGCCGACGCCTTGCCGGAAGTCGCCTCTACCGCTGCCGCGCCTGCCGCGCCTGCTGCCGCTGCAGCACCGGCCGGCGATGGGCTGATCAGCGATCACGAGTTCGAATCCTTGCTGGATGAATTGCACGGCAAGGGCAAGTTCACCGAAGTGGCCCCGGCCGCCGCGGCGACCGCAGCCCCTGTCGCGGCGAAACCGGCACCGGCCAAGGCGGCGGCGCCTGCCGCCGCCAAGCCGGCTCCGGCACCTGCTGCCGCTCCGGCAGCCGCACGTGCCCCGGCCGCTGCAGTGGCCGAGAAACCCGCCAGTGAAGCCGAAACCACGGTGCGCGTTGATACCGCACGCCTGGACGACATCATGAACATGGTCGGAGAGCTGGTACTGGTGCGTAACCGCCTGGTGCGCCTGGGCCTGACCAGCGGCGATGAAGCCATGCAAAAGGCCGTGTCGAACCTCGACGTGGTCACCGCCGACCTGCAAACCGCGGTGATGAAAACGCGGATGCAGCCGATCAAGAAAGTCTTCGGCCGTTTCCCGCGCCTGGTTCGTGACCTGGCGCGTCAGCTCAAGAAAGAGATCAACCTGGAACTGGTGGGTGAAGAGACCGACCTCGACAAGAACCTTGTCGAGGCCCTGGCCGACCCGCTGGTCCACTTGGTGCGCAACGCCGTCGACCACGGCGTCGAAACCCCGGAAGAGCGTGAAGCCTCAGGCAAATCGCGTGGCGGCAAGGTGATTCTGGCGGCCGAGCAAGAAGGCGACCACATCCTGCTGTCGATCACCGATGACGGCAAGGGCATGGACCCGACCATCTTGCGCAATATCGCGGTCAAGCGCGGCGTGATGGACAAGGATGCTGCCGATCGCCTCACCGACACCGAGTGCTACAACCTGATCTTCGCGCCAGGCTTCTCGACCAAGACCGAGATTTCCGACGTGTCGGGCCGTGGTGTGGGCATGGACGTGGTGAAGACCAAGATCAGCCAGCTCAACGGTTCGATCAATATCTACTCGACCAAGGGCCAGGGCTCGAAAATCGTGATCAAGGTGCCGTTGACCTTGGCGATCATGCCGACCCTGATGGTGATGCTGGGCAACCAGGCGTTTGCTTTCCCGCTGGTCAACGTCAACGAAATCTTCCACCTCGACCTGTCGCGTACCAACGTGGTGGACGGCCAGGAAGTAGTGATCGTGCGCGACAAAGCGTTGCCACTGTTCTACCTCAAGCGCTGGCTGGTGGCATCGGCTGCCCATGAAGAGCAGCGCGAAGGCCACGTGGTGATCCTCTCCGTGGGCACCCAGCGCATCGGCTTTGTGGTCGATCAACTGGTGGGCCAGGAAGAAGTGGTCATCAAGCCTTTGGGCAAAATGCTGCAGGGAACCCCGGGCATGTCGGGTGCGACCATCACCGGTGACGGTCGGATCGCACTGATTCTCGATGTTCCGAGCATGCTCAAGCGTTACGCCGCACGGCGTATTTGA
- a CDS encoding chemotaxis response regulator protein-glutamate methylesterase — protein MVVKVLVVDDSGFFRRRVSEILSADPTIQVIGTATNGKEAIDQAIALKPDVITMDYEMPMMDGITAVRHIMQRCPTPVLMFSSLTHEGARVTLDALDAGAVDFLPKNFEDISRNPEKVKQLLCEKVHSISRSNRRSLFSTPAPAPVAAPAAPTSSSFSRPAPAPAPTPVARPAAAPVRAPAPSAHSPAPKRKAYKLVAIGTSTGGPVALQRVLTQLPANFPAPIVLIQHMPAAFTKAFAERLDKLCRISVKEAEDGDILRPGLALLAPGGKQMMVDGRGAIKILPGDERLNYKPCVDITFGSAAKSYGDKVLAVVLTGMGADGREGARLLKQGGSAIWAQDEASCVIYGMPMAIVKADLADAVYSLDDIGKHLVEACL, from the coding sequence ATGGTAGTCAAGGTCCTGGTGGTGGACGATTCGGGTTTCTTCCGCCGCCGCGTCTCGGAAATTCTTTCCGCCGATCCAACGATTCAGGTGATCGGCACGGCCACTAACGGCAAAGAGGCGATTGATCAGGCCATCGCGTTGAAACCTGACGTGATCACCATGGACTACGAGATGCCGATGATGGATGGCATCACGGCAGTTCGGCACATCATGCAGCGCTGCCCGACTCCGGTGTTGATGTTTTCCTCGCTGACCCACGAAGGCGCCCGGGTAACCCTGGATGCGCTGGACGCCGGCGCGGTGGACTTCCTGCCGAAGAACTTCGAAGACATCTCGCGCAACCCTGAAAAGGTCAAGCAACTGCTGTGCGAGAAAGTCCACAGTATTTCCCGCAGTAACCGGCGCAGCTTGTTCAGCACGCCGGCGCCTGCGCCGGTGGCGGCACCTGCCGCACCCACCAGCTCCTCGTTCAGCCGCCCAGCCCCGGCGCCTGCGCCGACCCCGGTTGCACGGCCTGCGGCGGCACCTGTACGTGCACCTGCGCCGAGCGCCCATTCGCCTGCGCCCAAGCGCAAGGCTTACAAGCTGGTCGCCATCGGCACCTCCACTGGCGGCCCGGTGGCCCTGCAGCGTGTGTTGACGCAACTGCCGGCCAACTTCCCGGCGCCGATCGTGTTGATCCAGCACATGCCTGCCGCGTTCACCAAGGCGTTCGCCGAGCGCCTGGACAAGTTGTGCCGCATCAGCGTCAAGGAAGCCGAAGACGGCGACATCCTGCGCCCAGGCCTGGCGTTGCTGGCCCCCGGCGGCAAGCAAATGATGGTGGACGGCCGTGGCGCGATCAAAATCCTGCCGGGCGATGAGCGTCTGAATTACAAGCCGTGCGTGGATATCACCTTCGGTTCGGCGGCTAAATCCTACGGCGACAAAGTTCTGGCGGTGGTACTCACCGGCATGGGCGCCGACGGCCGTGAAGGCGCACGCCTGCTCAAGCAGGGCGGCAGCGCCATCTGGGCCCAGGATGAAGCCAGCTGCGTGATCTATGGCATGCCCATGGCCATCGTCAAGGCTGACCTGGCCGACGCCGTCTACAGCCTGGACGACATCGGCAAGCATCTGGTGGAGGCCTGCCTCTGA
- a CDS encoding flagellar motor protein, translated as MDVLSLIGIIMAFVAIIGGNYLEGGHLGALANGPAALIVIGGTVGAALLQSPLSSFKRAMQILIWIIFPPRVDLPGGIDRVVNWSLTARKEGLLGLEGVADAEPDSYARKGLQLLVDGAEPEAIRSILEVDFYTQESRDINAAKVFESMGGYAPTIGIIGAVMGLIHVMGNLADPSQLGSGIAVAFVATIYGVASANLVLLPVASKLKSIAMRQSRYREMLLEGILSIAEGENPRSIELKLQGFMD; from the coding sequence ATGGATGTATTGAGCCTGATCGGCATCATCATGGCGTTTGTCGCGATCATTGGCGGCAACTACCTCGAAGGCGGCCACTTGGGTGCTCTGGCCAACGGCCCGGCGGCGCTGATCGTAATCGGCGGCACGGTGGGCGCGGCGTTATTGCAGTCGCCCCTGAGTTCGTTCAAGCGGGCGATGCAAATCCTGATCTGGATCATTTTCCCGCCACGCGTGGACCTGCCCGGCGGCATCGATCGCGTGGTCAACTGGAGCCTCACCGCCCGCAAGGAAGGCCTGTTGGGCCTGGAAGGCGTGGCCGATGCCGAGCCCGACAGCTACGCCCGCAAAGGCCTGCAATTGCTGGTGGACGGTGCCGAGCCGGAAGCGATCCGCAGCATCCTTGAGGTGGACTTCTATACCCAGGAAAGCCGAGACATCAACGCCGCCAAAGTCTTCGAAAGCATGGGCGGCTACGCGCCGACCATCGGCATCATCGGTGCGGTGATGGGCTTGATCCACGTGATGGGCAACCTGGCCGACCCTTCGCAGTTGGGCAGCGGGATTGCCGTGGCGTTTGTCGCTACCATCTACGGCGTGGCCAGTGCCAACCTGGTGCTGTTGCCGGTGGCCAGCAAGCTCAAGTCGATCGCCATGCGCCAGTCGCGTTATCGCGAAATGCTGCTCGAAGGCATTCTGTCGATTGCCGAAGGCGAGAACCCGCGCTCCATCGAATTGAAGCTCCAAGGCTTCATGGATTGA
- the motD gene encoding flagellar motor protein MotD, translating to MSRRRREPEEHVNHERWLVSYADFITLLFAFFVVMYSISSINEGKYKVISQALIGVFNDADRALKPIPIGEERPKTVTPAKPLVNDSDETAAGVGGTSDPLKSIADDISAAFGDLISSNQMTVRGNELWVEIELNSSLLFASADAMPSDQAFTIIDKVAAILKPFENPVHVEGFTDNFPISTAQYPTNWELSSARAASIVRMLAMQGVNPGRLASVGYGEFQPVANNATVEGRARNRRVVLVVSRNLDVRRSLTGTGTANATPDAALKRAGTQTAPAPAKPPVRQSAVNSPSPAQ from the coding sequence ATGAGCCGTCGCCGTCGCGAGCCTGAAGAACACGTCAATCACGAACGCTGGCTGGTGTCCTACGCGGACTTCATTACCTTGCTGTTCGCGTTTTTCGTGGTGATGTACTCCATCTCGTCGATCAACGAAGGCAAGTACAAGGTTATTTCCCAGGCGCTGATCGGGGTGTTCAACGACGCCGACCGCGCCCTCAAGCCGATCCCTATCGGCGAAGAGCGGCCCAAGACGGTGACCCCGGCCAAGCCGCTGGTCAACGACAGTGATGAAACCGCCGCCGGCGTGGGGGGCACCAGTGACCCGCTGAAAAGCATCGCCGACGATATCAGCGCTGCGTTTGGCGACCTGATCAGCTCCAACCAGATGACCGTGCGCGGCAATGAGTTGTGGGTGGAGATCGAGCTCAATTCCAGCCTGTTGTTCGCCAGTGCCGATGCGATGCCGAGTGACCAGGCATTTACCATCATCGACAAGGTGGCGGCGATCCTCAAGCCGTTCGAAAACCCGGTCCACGTGGAAGGCTTTACCGACAATTTCCCGATCAGCACCGCGCAGTACCCGACCAATTGGGAACTGTCTTCGGCGCGGGCGGCAAGCATCGTGCGCATGCTCGCGATGCAGGGTGTAAACCCTGGCCGGCTGGCCTCGGTGGGCTACGGCGAGTTCCAGCCGGTGGCCAATAACGCCACGGTGGAAGGCCGGGCGCGTAACCGGCGGGTGGTGTTGGTGGTCTCGCGTAACCTGGATGTGCGCCGCAGCCTGACCGGTACCGGCACCGCCAATGCAACACCGGACGCGGCCTTGAAGCGTGCTGGCACACAAACTGCACCGGCCCCTGCAAAGCCGCCGGTTCGTCAGAGTGCCGTCAATTCTCCGTCACCGGCTCAATAA
- a CDS encoding ParA family protein, producing the protein MRVWAVANQKGGVGKTTTSIALAGLLAEAGKRVVVVDLDPHGSMTSYFGYDPDALEHSNYDLFLHKGSVPADLPGQLLLPTSNESISLLPSSTALATLERQSPGQSGLGLVIAKTLAQLWQDFDYAIIDSPPLLGVLMVNALAASQQLVIPVQTEHLAVKGLERMVSTLAMINRSRKQALPFSIVPTLFDRRTQASLGTLRVLRDAYPDTIWNGYIPVDTRLRDASRAGLTPSQFDGKSRGVLAYRALLKHLLSQQLVAQVA; encoded by the coding sequence ATGAGAGTCTGGGCAGTTGCCAATCAAAAAGGTGGAGTCGGCAAGACCACCACTTCCATCGCCTTAGCCGGTTTGCTGGCCGAGGCGGGCAAGCGTGTGGTCGTGGTGGACCTGGACCCCCATGGCTCGATGACCAGCTATTTCGGCTACGACCCGGATGCGCTGGAACACAGCAACTACGACCTGTTCCTGCACAAAGGCAGTGTGCCGGCCGACCTGCCCGGGCAACTGCTGCTGCCCACCAGCAATGAAAGTATTTCCCTGCTGCCGTCCAGCACCGCCCTGGCCACCCTTGAGCGCCAGTCGCCGGGGCAGAGCGGCCTCGGCCTGGTGATCGCCAAGACGCTGGCGCAGCTGTGGCAGGACTTCGACTACGCCATCATCGACAGCCCGCCCTTGCTCGGCGTGCTGATGGTTAACGCGTTGGCGGCCAGCCAGCAACTGGTGATCCCGGTTCAGACCGAGCACTTGGCGGTGAAGGGCCTGGAACGCATGGTCAGCACCCTGGCGATGATCAACCGTTCACGTAAACAGGCGCTGCCGTTCAGCATCGTGCCGACCCTGTTCGACCGTCGCACCCAAGCTTCGCTCGGCACCCTGCGCGTACTGCGCGATGCCTATCCGGACACCATCTGGAACGGCTACATCCCGGTCGACACGCGCCTGCGTGACGCCAGCCGTGCGGGCCTCACACCTTCGCAGTTCGACGGCAAAAGCCGTGGGGTGCTGGCCTACCGTGCACTGCTCAAGCATTTGCTGTCGCAGCAGCTTGTGGCGCAGGTGGCGTGA
- a CDS encoding chemotaxis protein CheW, translating into MNRPVELKTRPQLALESYLDALLQDATEEEQPLLVLEPAVEPESTLDEFQLAVLEEQARDALVVTAPVVVPITPVVVAPAVVAPVVVEPVVEVHLPPSITPPPDTGDGRPAWAAEPFECLLFDVAGLTLAVPLVCLGSIYSLEGQELTPLFGQPEWFLGILPSQAGNLKVLDTARWVMPDRYRDDFRQGLQYVISVQGYEWGLAVHQVSRSLRLDPNEIKWRSHRGQRPWLAGTVIEHMCALLDVAELAELIASGAVKTMALNKHS; encoded by the coding sequence ATGAATCGTCCCGTAGAACTCAAGACCCGGCCGCAACTGGCACTGGAATCCTACCTGGATGCCTTGCTGCAGGATGCGACCGAAGAAGAACAGCCGCTGCTGGTATTGGAACCGGCTGTAGAGCCTGAAAGTACGCTGGATGAGTTCCAGCTGGCGGTCCTGGAAGAACAGGCCCGTGATGCGCTGGTGGTGACCGCACCGGTGGTGGTGCCAATCACCCCGGTGGTGGTGGCGCCCGCAGTGGTTGCCCCGGTAGTGGTCGAGCCCGTGGTGGAAGTGCACCTGCCGCCGAGCATCACGCCGCCGCCGGACACCGGCGACGGCCGCCCCGCGTGGGCTGCGGAACCGTTCGAGTGCCTGCTGTTCGACGTCGCCGGGTTGACCCTGGCGGTGCCGCTGGTGTGCCTGGGCTCGATCTACTCCCTGGAAGGCCAGGAGCTGACGCCGCTGTTTGGGCAACCGGAGTGGTTCCTCGGCATCCTGCCCAGCCAGGCCGGCAACCTCAAGGTACTGGACACGGCGCGCTGGGTGATGCCTGACCGCTACCGTGATGATTTTCGCCAGGGCTTGCAATACGTGATCTCGGTGCAGGGCTACGAGTGGGGGCTGGCGGTGCATCAAGTCAGCCGCTCGTTGCGCCTGGACCCGAATGAAATCAAATGGCGCAGCCACCGGGGCCAACGGCCTTGGCTGGCCGGTACCGTGATCGAACACATGTGCGCGTTGCTCGACGTCGCCGAACTGGCCGAGTTGATCGCCAGCGGTGCGGTGAAGACGATGGCGCTGAATAAACACAGTTGA
- a CDS encoding chemotaxis protein CheW, which yields MNKSASAQGLDDPILQWVTFKLDNESYGINVMRVQEVLRYTEIAPVPGAPSYVLGIINLRGNVVTVIDTRQRFGLVPTEVNDNTRIVIIEADKQVVGIMVDSVAEVVYLRQSEVETAPNVGNEESAKFIQGVCNKNGELLILVELDKMMSEEEWSELESI from the coding sequence ATGAATAAGTCAGCGTCCGCACAAGGTTTGGATGATCCGATCCTGCAATGGGTTACCTTCAAACTGGACAACGAGTCCTATGGTATTAACGTGATGCGCGTGCAGGAAGTGCTGCGCTACACCGAAATCGCCCCGGTGCCAGGTGCGCCGAGCTACGTGCTCGGCATCATCAACCTGCGCGGCAACGTGGTGACGGTGATCGACACCCGCCAGCGTTTTGGCCTGGTGCCTACCGAAGTCAACGACAACACCCGTATCGTCATCATCGAAGCCGACAAGCAAGTGGTCGGGATCATGGTCGACAGCGTGGCGGAAGTGGTTTACCTGCGCCAATCGGAAGTGGAAACCGCGCCGAACGTGGGTAACGAGGAATCCGCGAAGTTCATCCAGGGCGTGTGCAACAAGAACGGCGAGCTGCTGATTCTGGTTGAGCTGGACAAGATGATGAGCGAAGAAGAGTGGTCGGAACTGGAGAGCATCTGA
- a CDS encoding DUF2802 domain-containing protein has product MFLEAAVIVLALLWAGTLAFLLRYVRQQRELTLQQAERDAVRDRRVLELVKRVDHFQQSAVKVGDEVHELRAILAPLPDKLAQIEQRDPSSLSFAQAAKLVGMGATVDELTQSCGLTQAEAQLMSKLHKS; this is encoded by the coding sequence TTGTTCCTTGAGGCAGCGGTGATTGTCCTGGCCCTGTTGTGGGCCGGGACGTTGGCATTTCTGCTGCGTTATGTGCGTCAGCAGCGCGAACTGACTTTGCAGCAGGCCGAGCGTGATGCGGTGCGTGATCGGCGGGTTCTGGAGTTGGTCAAGCGGGTCGACCACTTTCAGCAGAGTGCGGTGAAGGTGGGGGATGAGGTGCATGAACTGCGTGCGATTCTTGCGCCGTTGCCCGATAAGCTTGCGCAGATTGAGCAGCGGGATCCTTCGAGTCTTTCGTTTGCTCAGGCGGCTAAGTTGGTGGGGATGGGGGCTACGGTGGATGAGTTGACGCAGTCGTGTGGGTTGACTCAGGCTGAGGCGCAGTTGATGAGTAAGCTGCACAAGAGCTGA